A window of Cellulomonas wangleii genomic DNA:
CTGGGAGCTCCTGCACCCGGACTGCGCCCCGCCGGGCCGGGACGCGGCGGACCAGGACGCGGCGGACGTCTGACGTCGGGCTGCCCGCTGCGTGCCAGACTCGGTGCCGTGCCTGCCCCCGTCGACGCCTATGCCCCGGACGACCACCTGGACGGGCGCACGCTCCTCGTCGCGGCCGCCTACGTCGTCCTGCGGCGCCCGGGAGACGACGGCGACGAGGTGCTGCTGCAGCGCCGCGCCGGCACCGGGTACATGGACGGGTGGTGGGCGCTGCTCGCGGGCCACGTCGACCGCGACGAGTCCGTCCACGAGGCGGCCGTGCGGGAGGCGGCCGAGGAGGCGGGCGTCGTCGTCGCACCCGACGCGCTGCAGCCCCTGACCGCGCTGCACCGGTTCGAGCGCGGCGGTCCGCAGGTCGAGCAGCGCGTCGACGTCTTCTTCCTGGTCACCCGGTGGAGCGGCAAGCCCACGCTGCAGGAGCCCGACCGGGCAGCCGCCATGGGCTGGTTCCCGCTGCACGCGCTCCCGGAGCGGGTCGTGCCGCACGAGCGGCTCGTGCTCGACCTGCTCGCGTCCGGCTCCCCCGTGCCGGCGGTCGTCTCGCTCCCCCGCTGAGCCCTCGCCCGGCCCCGCTGAGCCTTCGCCCGACCCCACCGGGCCGTGCCGCTCCCGCACCCCCTCGTCCCCCCGGCTGAGCCGAGCGGGTGGAACGGCGCCCCCGGCCGCCGTGCCCGGCTCCGCGCGGGCACCGGCGGGCTACCGTGGCCCGCGTGCGCCCCGAGACCTCCACGCTCGACGACCTCGCCGCACTGGTGGCGGCGCGCACGCCCGTCATCGTCCTGGAGACGGCCGACGAGCCGGAGGCGGTCGAGCTGGTGCTGCGCGCGGCGTCACGGCCGCCCGGCGGCCGGTCCCCGCGCCCGGTCTTCCGCTGGAGCGTGACCGACGGGCTGCGCCGCATGGACGTGGACCTCGGCGGCTCCCAGCTGCACAACACCGATCCCCCCGCCCTGCTGCGCACGATCGTCGACAGCATCGCGCCCGCCGTGTACGTGCTGCTCGACCTGCACCCCTGGTTCGACGACCCGCTGGTCGTGCGCCTGCTCAAGGACGCCGCCCAGCGGCCCCTCGGCCTGCGCAGCACGCTCGTGCTGGTCTCGCGCCGGCTCGACCTGCCGCGCGAGGTGGAGCACCTGGCGGTGAGCATCCCCGTGTCCTTCCCCTCCGCCGACGAGCGCGCCACCGTCGTCGACCGCACGGTCGCCGCCTGGGCGAACGCGACGGGGCGTGTGCCGCACGTGGACCCGCGGGCACGGGACCTGCTCGTCCGGCGCCTCGCCGGACTGTCCCGTGCGGACGTCGCGCGGCTGGCGCACGGCGCCGTGGTCGACGACGGCGCGCTGACGGTCGACGACGTCGCGGTCGTCGACCGCGCGCGGTTCGACGCCCTCGCCGGGGACGGTGTGCTCGCGTACGAGTACGCGACGGTCGCGCCGGGCGACGTGGTCGGCCTGGACCGGGTGGTGCGCTGGCTCCTGCTGCGACGCCCGGCGACCGACGGCTCCGCACCGCACCTCGACCCGCCGCGCGGCGTGCTGCTCGTCGGCGTCCAGGGCTGCGGCAAGTCCCTCGCCGCGCGCGCCGCCGCGTCCGTGCTGGGTGTGCCGCTGCTGCGCCTGGACCTCGCGGGCGTGCACGACAAGTACGTCGGGGAGTCCGAGCGCCGGCTGCGCGAGGCGCTCGCCGCGGCGGACGCGCTCGCACCCTGCGTGCTGTGGGTCGACGAGATCGAGAAGGCCGTCGCGGGCGACGAGGACGGCGGGTCCGCACGGCGCGTCCTGGGGACCCTGCTGACGTGGCTGGCCGACCGCCGCTCCCGCGTGTTCGTCGCCGCGACCGCCAACGACGTCTCCGCCCTGCCCCCGGAGCTGGTGCGCAAGGGCCGCTTCGACGAGATCTTCTTCGTCGACCTGCCGGACGACGCGGCCCGCGCGGCGCTCCTGCGGCTGCACGCCGGGCGCCGCGGGCTGGTCCTGGACGACGGGGCGGCGGCCCCGCTCGTCGCCGCGTCGGCCGGGTTCTCGGGCGCCGAGGTGGAGCAGGCGGTCGTCTCGGCCACGTACGCCGCGCACGCCCGCGGCACCGCGCTCGACGCCGGCACCGTCCTCGAGGAGCTGCGGGCCACCCGCCCGCTGTCCGTGGTCATGGGCGAGCGCGTCGCCGCGCTGCGCGCGTGGGCGGCGACGCGCACGGTGCCGGCTCGCTGACGAGCCCGAGCAGCACCGACCGCACGGCACCGAGGCGCACGTCACGGACCAGCACGGCACGGACCAGCGCGGCACGGATCGCCGGACGCACGACGCCCCCGCACCGACCCGGTCGGTGCGGGGGCGTCGTGGCGGACGCGGCGGTGTCAGCCGGTGTTCTGCAGGCCGGCCGCGACGCCGTTGACCGTGAGCAGCAGCAGCCGGCGCAGCTCCTCCGCCGACTGCGGGTCCTGGCCCGTGCGCAGCCCTCGCAGGGCGCGCAGCTGCAGCAGCGACAGGGCGTCGACGTACGGGCTGCGCAGCTGCACCGCGCGTCCGAGGATCCGCCGGCGCGAGAGCACCCCCGTGCTGCCGGTGGTGGCCAGCACCCACTGCCGCGTCAGCCGCATCTCGTCGAGCACCTGCTCCGCCAGGTCGTCCCGGTCACCCAGGGCGAGGTAGCGGGCGGCGATGCGCTCGTCGGTCTTCGCCAGCGACATCTCGACGTTGTCGATGATCGTCGCGAACAGCGGCCACTCGGCGTAGGCCGTGCGCAGCTCCTCCACGTCGCCGACCGTGTCCAGCGCCGTGCCCAGGCCGTACCACCCCGCGAGGTTGATGCGGGCCTGCGACCAGGAGAACACCCACGGGATCGCCCGCAGGTCGTCCAGCGACGAGACCGACAGGCCGCGGCGGGCCGGGCGGGAGCCGATCGGCAGCAGACCGATCTCCTCGAGCGGGGTGACCTGCGCGAACCAGGCGGGGAACC
This region includes:
- a CDS encoding NUDIX domain-containing protein, with the translated sequence MPAPVDAYAPDDHLDGRTLLVAAAYVVLRRPGDDGDEVLLQRRAGTGYMDGWWALLAGHVDRDESVHEAAVREAAEEAGVVVAPDALQPLTALHRFERGGPQVEQRVDVFFLVTRWSGKPTLQEPDRAAAMGWFPLHALPERVVPHERLVLDLLASGSPVPAVVSLPR
- a CDS encoding AAA family ATPase, which gives rise to MRPETSTLDDLAALVAARTPVIVLETADEPEAVELVLRAASRPPGGRSPRPVFRWSVTDGLRRMDVDLGGSQLHNTDPPALLRTIVDSIAPAVYVLLDLHPWFDDPLVVRLLKDAAQRPLGLRSTLVLVSRRLDLPREVEHLAVSIPVSFPSADERATVVDRTVAAWANATGRVPHVDPRARDLLVRRLAGLSRADVARLAHGAVVDDGALTVDDVAVVDRARFDALAGDGVLAYEYATVAPGDVVGLDRVVRWLLLRRPATDGSAPHLDPPRGVLLVGVQGCGKSLAARAAASVLGVPLLRLDLAGVHDKYVGESERRLREALAAADALAPCVLWVDEIEKAVAGDEDGGSARRVLGTLLTWLADRRSRVFVAATANDVSALPPELVRKGRFDEIFFVDLPDDAARAALLRLHAGRRGLVLDDGAAAPLVAASAGFSGAEVEQAVVSATYAAHARGTALDAGTVLEELRATRPLSVVMGERVAALRAWAATRTVPAR